The following DNA comes from Miscanthus floridulus cultivar M001 chromosome 5, ASM1932011v1, whole genome shotgun sequence.
ACTGAGATGATCCCCCAAATGAGCCGCCACCCAATCCCCCAGGCCCAAATGCACCAGCCCCAGCACCAGCCAACCCAGTGGGCACCTGGCCTCCCATCGACCCTAAACCACCTGCGCCTCCTCCACCCATGGAAGATGGCATGTTACCATAAGGGTTTGGACCCCCAAACCCGCCGCCAACACCACCAAAACCAAACGAAGGCATACCGCTCCCAGGGCCACCATACTGTGCTCCCATTTGTGACCCAAGCCCAAGCCCTCCCTGAATGTCTTGCGGACCACCCGgcagcatctgctgctgctgctgctggttgccaGGTCCAGATTGCTGTGATTGCCCctgcttccccttcttcccctctATGGCAAGCTTGCATACAAGCTGGTGGCCGTCAATTACCTTCACCGTGTCTACTAGGGAGGCCTGCGCACCCTCAGGTGTCTTGTATACGAAAAGTGCAAAGCCCCGGAACTTGCCCGTCTGCTTGTCAAACCCCAGCGGCCCCTCCTCAATCTCGCCATAGGCAGCGAAGTGCGCAAGGAGACGCTCCGACGGCATGTCTGCGGGGACGTTCCCAACGAAGATCTTCCGGAGCGACACATCAGCCACAGGAGCACCGCCACTGCCGGCGGCCCCACCGGATGGCCCGCCCGCCgagccggcggcggcgagctgcGTGACAGTCATGCGCCCGTCGATCTTCTTGGATGGCTCCTTGAGTGCGAGGACGGCGGAATCGGCGTGGCGGAAGGTGACGAACCCGTAGCCCTTGGACCGCCCCGTGGCTTTGTCAGTGATGACGACGGCCTCCTCGAGGTCCCCGTAGGCGGAGAAGATGGCGCGGAGCGAGTCGGATGTGGTCTCCCACCCGAGCCCCCGAACGAAGAGCTTGCGGAGGGCCGGGTCGCGGTCGGCGGCTGCTCGCACGGCGTCGAGCGCGTGCGCCGAgacgagcgcggcggcggccacgATGTCCGCAAGCTGGTCCCGGGAGAGCGGCTCGAGGAGGCGGAGGACGTCGTCGCGGGTGAGGCCCAGCGTGGCAGCCCCACCGGCGGGAGAGGCGGTGACGGCGCCGTTCTCGTCGGGCTTGCGCTTCTTGGAAAAGGGATCCATGGGGGCGAGGGGAGGGAAGGGGAAGGTTTGGCAAAACCCTAGATAGGGTTTGGCGATGTAGCGGCGACCGGGGTTGGAACCTGGGGCGAAGACCGAGGAGGGAGGACGGGAAGCAAGAGGGGTCAGCGAGCTTTTATTGACCTTGCACAAACAGGATTTCTTGATTGGGGAGGAATCTAAAAATAGACATGGGCCGGGCTCCGACCAGAATTTCACAAACAAAAGCCTCTCCGTAAATTTTCCTTCTGATGAAAGGGGCCCAAACTCCTACCGTCCCAATCTGAAGTCCCATAGGCCTTCAGAAATCAGAATTACAAAATCGTATAGAACTACAGTCTTTCTGTAGAGAACATATACTGTTTCAatcaaaatagagaaaaaaatagTTCCATAAAAGTATTTTATCGCATTAATCTTATTTTGTGAACATATTTAACTTTTAATCTATATTAAATAATATTAAAGCCAAGGATTGAATTTTTATCCATCAAAAGCGCCATTGCcatcactgacatgtggcccccaCTTAGATGCGGTCTTACCGTCCACTCTTGAAGTGTAAGCGGGTGTTTGGGACATTGTGTTCGGGAAGCTAGGATGAATTTGGATTGGATTCTTATGCAACAGAATCTGGATAGCATTAATAGCATTATTTACCATATTTTATGGATATAGATCTTTATGTCTCGAATTTAGATTCACATTTGGATATCTACTTGATTTCGAGGATAACAAGTAAAATTCCTTATAACAACAATATTAGCATAGATAGATAACATACATATAATAAATATTTCAATAATCAAATATATAAAAATCAATAAAAGTGTAGATAAATAGTAAATATGTACCTATAAATTAATTCAAGTATATAAAAAACTAAGTTAATTAAATTTAAGCTTTATATATTATTGTTTAAATATCAAATtatcataaatatatttttaatataGTTTTAAATTATTATAAACACGAGTTTTAGAATTATCATCATATAAACTTAAccaatactccctctgtccataaATGTTGGTCGCCACGATTTGCATGCCGATAACTTTGACTCAATTTATAGAAAATGCACGCAACATttctatcttcaaataaatttattaaaaaactagattcaaatatctattcaatgatactaattatgtatcataaacattaatattttttaatatatatttagtcaaagttgtttctcgggaagcgaaaacgacatacatttagggacggagggagtatgtttaGCCATACAGATAATTTTTAAATAGTTTAAAAGAGTTATACTAAAAGAATTATCGTTTACATTGTTAATTACtcataaatactccctccattccaaattaatcCGATctagcttttctagattcataacttATATTTTTACTAcatatctagaaaagctagaacaacttataatttagaaccgaGTTTTAGATGCTACTTTGTTCTTCACGGATACTAATAATGTCAGAAAGTTCATACTTTTCCCCGAATATGAATCTTGAATCAGATAAAAAAGAATCACAAAAGATAAATTCAAATACATCCATTTAACATCCATATTAAAGTCAAGTACAAATATAGATATCCATATTGACAATAAAACTGACACGGTTATCAAATTTTTTTTTGATGTTTAAGATATTTGGATTCATTTCTAATAGAAGCACATCCAGTACATGTCCAGCTATATCATGTCACATCTGGCAAAGAGAAGTGGAAGGGAAATCGGATAAATATAAAAAGGAAATGCGTAGAAGATGAATCAAATCAAAATTCAATCCAATAGTTAAATCGACCTACATCTTAGATTTTCAAAATCATAAACATGCTATCTTGGGGATTTTCTAGTCCAAATTGTTGATGTTCCTATTTCTTCTTGTTAAGATGACGTGTTAGTCTGTGTCTAGGTTCATTGTATAGTACCTAGATTATTGTACAAGGTAAGTTAGTTGGATCTAGATAGATTAGATAGATACTTTCTGTTGTAAACAACCACCTTGTACATGCCACCACGGGAGCTGCTCCCGTGTATAtcgtggcagaaccgtctaatctaattcTCTCTTAAAAGtatttgtcttccattagacattgAGTACCCAAGtgaggacactaaactatgcagttctgtcgagcacactcTGAGGGAGAGCTCGAAActctatatttttttaataaactcTACATCAGCAACATTTATATAATTTCtgctctcataagcaagtatgtgctcaggataacaaGTCTGTGACCTGATTACCATCCGCAGCAACAGACGATCCTCAATCGATACAGACGGAATAAATGCAACCCGAGCCTCGctcaaatgcctaaccaagtACAGATTCaagtaccattccacccggtCTCCGATTATCATCTtgatatatattccatgtgatagtaatatgataataacaagaataatatctttcctatgtCTTGCGAGTGAcatgtaatcactcgacttctactgaacctatagcatagcaatctacacgatcctgataTACTGACAGGactcatatatatatagtccTGCCAGCATATCAGGAtcgtgtaatatatatatatatatatatatatatatatatatatatatatatatatatatatatatatatatatatatatatatccttatcctatgagtcatgCCAATAtatcaggatcgtgtagattgctatgctataggttCAGTATATCAGgatcgtgtgtatatatatacacaagtgggtttcattcaactcctcaaaacttaatgcacaagtataaaataaagtacagaatattagaggttatgtacgggggcttgcctgggtaagatataacgaAAGGTTAGCACTCCATCATGGTCACACGAttatcaaggcaccatcttttttctactccagatgactccgtgatccatcattgttcctattatgacatatgtggatgcaacacagaaaacataattaaccaacggcaaccgcaactcttaaaatacattgacgcctctcaagctaacgagctagctctaacgactaacgtactaggctacgtatccacgTTGTCGAGTAAGGCGTCGTTTCtcgaaaaatgttctagtttccTAGGTTGTTTTGACATTTTATCGattaaacacacacacacacacacacatatatatatatacatatatatatatatatatatatatatatatatttgaactggaactcatttagctatcttagcaaactgattattatggagctataaaaattacagtgaacaccta
Coding sequences within:
- the LOC136450098 gene encoding UBP1-associated protein 2C-like, whose protein sequence is MDPFSKKRKPDENGAVTASPAGGAATLGLTRDDVLRLLEPLSRDQLADIVAAAALVSAHALDAVRAAADRDPALRKLFVRGLGWETTSDSLRAIFSAYGDLEEAVVITDKATGRSKGYGFVTFRHADSAVLALKEPSKKIDGRMTVTQLAAAGSAGGPSGGAAGSGGAPVADVSLRKIFVGNVPADMPSERLLAHFAAYGEIEEGPLGFDKQTGKFRGFALFVYKTPEGAQASLVDTVKVIDGHQLVCKLAIEGKKGKQGQSQQSGPGNQQQQQQMLPGGPQDIQGGLGLGSQMGAQYGGPGSGMPSFGFGGVGGGFGGPNPYGNMPSSMGGGGAGGLGSMGGQVPTGLAGAGAGAFGPGGLGGGSFGGSSQFGAAGMGAYGGLGMGGGSMYRMHQGAGGLPAGAFGEGGNYPLPGSGFRGQDPQGGMSPPGPGARAPPMYPNVPPYF